The following proteins are co-located in the Haloarcula marismortui ATCC 43049 genome:
- a CDS encoding ribonuclease H-like domain-containing protein: MRVENSFIGTDGVGEKTERSIWEQGVTHWDEFEPSVVGGQRGDRIQQFIDEGRDRVAETDVTYFDHAFPSSERWRLYETFRERACFFDIETTGLDQDRNQVTTVSLHQDGDTQTLIAGDDLTAGNLRAAFDGADLLVTFNGKRFDVPFLEANFDVDLDRPHLDLMYTCKKIGLSGGLKQVEQDIGIERDRPDISGQDAVRLWREHEQGRDGALETLVSYNREDTVNLKTLAETATERLDEQIFVG; the protein is encoded by the coding sequence GTGCGCGTCGAGAACAGTTTCATCGGAACCGACGGCGTCGGGGAGAAGACCGAGCGGTCCATCTGGGAGCAGGGCGTCACCCACTGGGACGAGTTCGAACCGTCCGTCGTCGGCGGCCAGCGCGGCGACCGCATCCAGCAGTTCATCGACGAGGGACGGGACCGGGTGGCCGAGACCGACGTTACCTATTTTGACCACGCGTTTCCCAGCAGCGAGCGCTGGCGGCTGTACGAGACCTTCCGTGAACGGGCCTGCTTCTTCGACATCGAGACGACCGGACTCGACCAGGACCGCAACCAGGTGACGACGGTGAGCCTCCATCAGGACGGGGACACACAGACGCTCATCGCCGGTGACGACCTGACCGCCGGGAACCTCCGGGCCGCGTTCGACGGTGCGGACTTACTGGTGACGTTCAACGGCAAGCGCTTCGACGTGCCCTTCCTCGAAGCGAACTTCGATGTCGACCTTGACCGCCCGCATCTAGACCTGATGTACACCTGCAAGAAAATCGGACTCTCCGGCGGGCTCAAACAGGTCGAGCAGGACATCGGTATCGAGCGGGACCGGCCGGACATCTCGGGCCAAGACGCGGTGCGACTCTGGCGGGAACACGAGCAGGGCCGCGACGGTGCACTCGAAACACTGGTGTCATACAACCGTGAGGATACGGTGAATCTCAAGACGCTGGCCGAAACCGCCACCGAGCGGCTTGATGAGCAGATTTTTGTTGGCTGA
- a CDS encoding DUF3006 domain-containing protein: protein MLPDGTYTAVVDRIEDGIATLEVDTEDGLSALDIAATELPTEARTADVVLEITVADAALVDVIHEPDETDNRASETQRRFDRLSERPPQDSDDT from the coding sequence ATGCTACCTGACGGAACCTACACCGCCGTCGTCGACCGGATCGAAGACGGGATCGCCACGCTGGAAGTGGACACCGAGGACGGACTGTCTGCCCTCGATATTGCGGCGACCGAACTGCCGACCGAGGCGCGGACGGCCGACGTGGTTCTGGAAATCACTGTTGCAGACGCGGCGCTTGTGGATGTAATCCATGAGCCCGACGAAACCGATAACCGGGCGAGCGAGACACAGCGTCGGTTCGACCGATTATCCGAGCGGCCGCCACAGGACAGCGACGACACGTAA
- a CDS encoding universal stress protein, whose protein sequence is MTTFLLATSSVHVTAAAADYLQHRLDSAADHDIVVVAVHDPDAPSRDAGDAVNVARSRLAAFMPATETRDGAPVTEILAAVDEHDPDELLIGPHRGTDDSDGVGSMARDLLTNVDRPVIVLPLP, encoded by the coding sequence ATGACGACGTTCCTGCTCGCCACCAGCTCTGTCCACGTCACCGCAGCCGCCGCTGACTACCTCCAGCACCGCCTCGACTCGGCAGCCGATCACGATATCGTCGTGGTCGCGGTCCACGACCCCGATGCACCGTCGCGCGACGCTGGTGACGCCGTCAACGTCGCCCGCTCGCGGCTCGCAGCCTTCATGCCCGCGACGGAGACGCGAGACGGAGCGCCCGTAACGGAGATACTGGCGGCGGTTGACGAGCACGACCCGGACGAACTCCTCATCGGCCCCCACCGTGGGACCGACGACAGCGACGGCGTCGGGTCGATGGCTCGGGACCTCCTGACCAACGTCGACCGCCCCGTTATCGTCCTCCCATTGCCCTAG
- a CDS encoding lamin tail domain-containing protein, with protein sequence MVRSPRVESLAVAALLVLAGCGGFVANGVDSSADQSTATETTTPDAPSPAAANGTLEVHFINVGQSVATLLVSPDNETMLIDSGDFTDDGEYVLQYLDRQGIDRIDHFVVSHNDADHIGGNAAVIRHYETEKSGVGAVYDPGIAASTQTYERYLDAVEAHNVTLYETREGDRIPFSGVETTVLGPPEPYLENAARNENNIVLRIEHGETSFLFTGDAEDDQEAYLVDTYGAALRATVLKAGHHGSALSTSGPLLDAVDPRTVVVSSAYDSQYGHPNNETLQRLTARSVPAYWTATHGDTVLTSNGTAVTVSTQRAAPTDPLSLRTGDPIAPGATESVTPRATYLPRSSPRTDTPGPTATDGGTPAENTSGDLIIDRVRADAAGDDRDNLNDEYVVFRNAGAEPLEMGGWTVSDDAGHSYTVPDGFTLGPDETVTLHTGSGTDTDTDLYWGSGRPIWNNGGDTVTVTDADNETILKRSY encoded by the coding sequence ATGGTACGGAGTCCCCGTGTCGAGTCCTTGGCAGTCGCGGCGCTACTGGTGCTTGCCGGCTGTGGCGGGTTCGTGGCAAACGGGGTAGACAGCAGCGCGGATCAGTCGACCGCGACCGAGACGACGACGCCGGACGCACCCTCACCGGCCGCGGCGAACGGGACGTTAGAGGTCCACTTCATCAACGTCGGCCAGTCGGTGGCGACCCTGCTGGTCAGCCCAGACAACGAGACGATGCTCATCGACTCCGGGGACTTCACCGACGACGGCGAGTACGTCCTCCAGTACCTCGACCGGCAGGGCATCGACCGCATAGACCACTTCGTCGTCTCGCACAACGACGCCGACCACATTGGTGGTAATGCGGCCGTCATCAGGCACTACGAGACCGAGAAAAGCGGCGTCGGTGCGGTGTACGACCCCGGTATCGCCGCGAGCACGCAGACCTACGAGCGGTACCTCGACGCCGTCGAAGCCCACAACGTGACGCTGTACGAAACGCGCGAGGGCGACCGGATTCCGTTTTCCGGCGTCGAGACGACCGTGCTCGGCCCGCCGGAGCCGTATCTGGAAAACGCGGCGCGAAACGAGAACAACATCGTCCTCCGAATCGAGCACGGTGAGACGAGCTTTCTCTTTACCGGCGATGCGGAGGACGACCAGGAGGCGTATCTCGTCGATACCTACGGAGCGGCGCTCAGGGCCACCGTACTGAAAGCCGGCCACCACGGCAGCGCGTTAAGCACGAGCGGGCCGCTACTCGACGCCGTCGACCCCCGGACCGTGGTGGTCTCGAGCGCCTACGATTCGCAGTACGGCCATCCGAACAACGAGACGCTCCAGCGCCTTACGGCGCGTTCGGTTCCGGCATACTGGACCGCAACCCACGGGGACACCGTCTTGACTAGCAACGGGACCGCTGTGACCGTCAGCACGCAGCGGGCAGCGCCGACCGACCCGCTGTCACTCCGCACTGGGGACCCGATTGCGCCGGGTGCGACCGAATCGGTTACGCCGCGAGCGACCTACCTGCCCCGCTCGTCCCCGCGGACTGATACACCGGGCCCAACCGCAACTGACGGGGGAACGCCCGCCGAGAACACAAGTGGCGACCTGATTATCGACCGGGTGCGCGCCGATGCGGCGGGCGACGACCGGGACAACCTCAACGACGAGTACGTCGTGTTCCGGAACGCGGGCGCGGAGCCGCTGGAAATGGGCGGCTGGACGGTCAGCGATGACGCCGGCCACAGCTACACCGTCCCCGACGGATTCACTCTCGGCCCGGACGAAACCGTGACGCTGCACACCGGCAGCGGCACCGACACGGACACCGACCTTTACTGGGGGTCGGGGCGTCCGATATGGAACAACGGCGGCGACACAGTCACTGTGACCGACGCCGACAACGAGACCATACTGAAACGGAGCTACTAA
- a CDS encoding rhomboid family intramembrane serine protease has protein sequence MKPLRQSPTVVTLAVIGAVFLAQQAVGVVTAPRSLFALSPPLFSRPWTLVTSVYAHAGLSHLIANAVGVALAGVVLERRTSPLRFHAFFLSTGALAGVSQVSIASLVGPLVPGMVSHVSVLGASGAVFALFGYLLAANRLTDTVIGGFELAPRVQLALAGGVAAAITLATANPGVALIAHFTGLLLGFLAGRVHLLRPTDSPQTPETANY, from the coding sequence ATGAAGCCGTTGCGACAAAGCCCAACCGTGGTCACGCTGGCGGTCATCGGTGCTGTGTTCCTCGCACAGCAGGCCGTCGGCGTGGTGACCGCCCCGCGGAGCCTGTTCGCCCTCTCGCCCCCGCTGTTCAGTCGTCCCTGGACACTCGTCACCAGCGTGTACGCACATGCTGGCCTGTCGCATCTCATCGCAAACGCCGTCGGAGTGGCGCTCGCCGGTGTCGTCCTCGAACGCCGGACGTCGCCGCTCCGATTCCACGCCTTCTTCCTCTCGACCGGCGCACTCGCCGGCGTCTCGCAGGTCTCGATTGCCAGCCTTGTCGGCCCGCTCGTTCCTGGGATGGTCAGCCACGTCTCCGTCCTCGGGGCCAGCGGCGCGGTGTTTGCGCTCTTTGGCTATCTGCTTGCCGCAAACCGCCTGACTGACACTGTCATCGGTGGGTTCGAACTCGCGCCGCGCGTCCAGTTGGCGCTGGCCGGCGGCGTCGCCGCGGCGATCACGCTCGCGACCGCGAACCCCGGCGTCGCGCTCATCGCACACTTCACCGGCCTTTTGTTGGGGTTCCTCGCCGGGCGCGTCCACCTGTTGCGACCGACGGACTCGCCACAGACGCCCGAGACCGCGAACTACTGA